The Pseudomonas sp. IAC-BECa141 genome contains the following window.
CTTCAGAGCCGAACTCGGGCAACACTTGGCACGCCTGTGGCGTTACGGCTTGATGCTGTCGCGCAACCGGCACGTGGCCGAGGATCTGGTGCAAGCCACCTGCGTGCGGGCGCTCGAGCGTTCGGGCCAGTACGTGGCCGGCACGCGCATGGACCGCTGGCTGCTGAGCATTCTGCATTCGATCTGGCTTAACGAAGTGCGCGCCCGCCGGGTGCGCCAGGGTCAGGGCGTAGTGGACACCGACAGCCAACTGGCATTCGACGGCGAATACGCCGTGCAGACCCATGTCATGGCAGCGCAGATAATCCGCCGGGTCGATGCGCTGCCGGAAACCCAGCGCGAAACGGTATATCTGGCCTACGTTGAAGGCCTGTCCTACCGCGAAGTCGCC
Protein-coding sequences here:
- a CDS encoding RNA polymerase sigma factor, with protein sequence MLSRNRHVAEDLVQATCVRALERSGQYVAGTRMDRWLLSILHSIWLNEVRARRVRQGQGVVDTDSQLAFDGEYAVQTHVMAAQIIRRVDALPETQRETVYLAYVEGLSYREVAEILQVPIGTVMSRLATARLKLAEYPPLQTVPNSPAGDRQ